One Oryza glaberrima chromosome 10, OglaRS2, whole genome shotgun sequence DNA segment encodes these proteins:
- the LOC127752918 gene encoding uncharacterized protein LOC127752918 produces MSQFRPSQHGSDSDAQMWQRQMLYKQLQEFQRQQQQQQLDHGGRMQNSFGQFQAPAKQSLADQFPTMMNEMPMNEPSSYAWSNGISLGGSRLGSNSQILNNGNPHWEQHHGASLGTSSFANGAVYSNIQNLMRPMGSVNNKVNQSSHSLPASMSKGSGNQYSQFPGFPANSHNAMARAGSDQSDMTARFASSINSFQNEHGLCEQVTSNNLQNFCENGSVLSDSSTQSQGGNLKRGSPVLVNHLQHGFHVQHFNGWMNQVECQSAPHVGPASSAASLDPTEEKILYGDDNNFTGLLDEDDSSDGVPGHDNSSGNGNSSIPVSAQGGSWSALMQEVLQSTSSKNGLQEEWSSVNFQNRDQAFTNKMTSPDLEQRQHATLNSMNLHSAPPSAQPSPSHDGSSGTMNNMKFTSFQRATKSVYDHQEKFSYGSTSAAINNHTTTRANDGLFQPSLKQSHSGDCGSPEHVNLSIGVWAQQKPMLLKRNLNSGGERFMPQNAQGLGVLQQSSYNHNFNGESSNNQSNWNGRNSNCVNTYSINNFQQSKPDVNTVRVPNDGYSSKNTVLTSSSTGMFSPGQHQMMLGQSGGNFGSNNAPGQRPLPETSCSQGNNAEYGLAGLSQMYTNAISAEGHNSNNGQHLGISFSARGNSFGGMDAHNLGQSDQKTMGPSALLNHLSATSGISTGHFPTNSLCNNKLLSESIQPPNNQENLLGGSCQLAGHVGSTNEKIAMVEEQLTQHSTASKYSNEPPFRGYDGTLLQNPNKIVQTSQHMLQQFLQKVDSTNSVVSSNMPIRSDITPNQLNQPPLQGFGLKLAPPMQQQLTSGNLWTSHTSVDIKPADNSVPGEDQRQLPSTPGSTTSSGYPSRSSPFYSSDADNTGLSSGCLPQTKSLGQQYPVAEPKSAPVNSLPQQSLQGTAATMLKNVWTNISAQRLGGIQHNKITPNILQSMMFPSTIGDSTLRGCPKDDYQRMRVANLSDDATTTTNSGRQEIKRVVENDGSDIPNMDQMGDILLGKKNALQRPLMQHGIINSSQGENMAANIPNMGSSFNKVSTYGGISLHGSLAPSNSQQINYSLLHQIQAIKPVDSDPENTSGKRLKTTDMSCNASQVEWPGAERAPHGENNPLRLCTDKTEVPRISNLLPSDQMLRFAPRNSEDVTSTMPSQVQLRELTSTSNDMATARTDLQNQCSSLGTSSTENLIESGDKLMINPQISPWFQHGSNRNGHNLAMYSVRKTASPYNHPKVPWSMDTSSVSGHGLECSTSVRPEMPSGLKVSSAVRRPKKRKFKAPVLVSWNQIIDGHQKLADMSTLGMDWPEATNRLIEVEDEADIQEDALILYLPRKRLIMTSRLIQQLLPSIPAAILRAQAISMYQSVTYTIAKLTVGDACSMPSNSSLDTGTLISSGDKSYEQIENDKMRDRFTKAVEFFIPRFKKMENDFVSLNKRSSMLDIQLECQDLERISIVNRLGWFHARNYHAAGVEASSTDLAPRRIYRDRHVMTFAVPVNLPDGVPCLLL; encoded by the exons ATGTCACAGTTTCGCCCTTCACAACATGGTAGTGATAGTGATGCCCAGATGTGGCAACGACAGATGTTGTATAAGCAGCTACAAGAGTTCCAgaggcagcaacagcagcagcagcttgatcATGGAGGTAGAATGCAGAACTCTTTTGGGCAGTTCCAAGCCCCTGCAAAACAATCCCTAGCTGATCAGTTTCCAACCATGATGAATGAAATGCCTATGAATGAGCCATCAAGTTATGCATGGTCAAATGGTATTTCTCTTGGTGGCTCCAGGTTAGGAAGCAACTCTCAGATTTTAAATAATGGTAACCCACATTGGGAGCAACATCATGGTGCTTCTCTTGGCACAAGCAGCTTTGCAAATGGTGCAGTGTACTCAAACATCCAGAATCTCATGAGGCCAATGGGATCAGTTaataataaagtaaaccaaTCTTCTCATTCCCTTCCTGCTAGCATGAGCAAAGGTTCTGGGAATCAGTACTCCCAGTTCCCAGGATTTCCTGCTAATTCCCACAATGCAATGGCAAGAGCTGGTTCAGACCAGTCAGATATGACAGCAAGGTTTGCAAGCTCAATTAATTCGTTCCAGAATGAACATGGTCTTTGTGAACAAGTTACATCCAATAATTTGCAGAATTTTTGTGAAAATGGAAGTGTATTAAGTGATTCTTCGACTCAAAGTCAAGGCGGTAACTTGAAGAGAGGCAGTCCTGTTCTAGTTAATCACTTACAACATGGTTTTCATGTTCAACATTTTAATGGCTGGATGAACCAAGTTGAATGTCAGTCAGCGCCGCACGTCGGACCAGCTAGCAGTGCTGCTAGCCTTGATCCCACAGAGGAGAAAATTTTGTATGGAGATGATAACAATTTTACTGGTTTATTGGATGAGGATGATTCATCAGATGGAGTTCCTGGTCATGATAACTCTTCAGGCAATGGCAACTCAAGCATCCCTGTGTCAGCTCAAGGGGGTAGCTGGAGTGCTCTTATGCAGGAAGTATTACAGTCGACAAGCAGTAAAAATGGCCTCCAGGAAGAGTGGAGTAGCGTGAATTTCCAGAATAGAGACCAGgcatttacaaataaaatgacTTCTCCTGATCTGGAACAGAGGCAGCATGCAACTTTAAATAGCATGAACCTACATAGTGCACCTCCAAGTGCACAACCTTCTCCCTCACATGATGGTTCTTCAGGAACCATGAATAATATGAAGTTCACCAGTTTTCAGCGTGCAACGAAATCCGTGTATGACCATCAGGAAAAATTTTCTTATGGATCTACCTCCGCCGCTATCAATAATCACACAACTACAAGAGCTAATGATGGGCTTTTTCAACCGAGTTTAAAGCAAAGCCATTCTGGTGACTGTGGATCACCAGAACATGTCAACTTATCAATTGGTGTTTGGGCACAACAGAAACCTATGCTGCTGAAACGAAATTTGAACTCAGGTGGTGAACGTTTTATGCCACAGAACGCACAAGGACTTGGGGTATTGCAACAAAGCAGTTATAACCATAATTTTAACGGGGAGTCTAGTAATAACCAAAGCAACTGGAATGGCCGAAATTCCAATTGCGTCAATACATATTCAATTAATAATTTTCAGCAGTCAAAGCCTGATGTGAACACTGTTCGAGTGCCAAATGATGGTTATAGCAGTAAAAATACTGTCCTGACGAGTTCAAGCACAGGAATGTTTAGCCCAGGCCAACATCAAATGATGCTTGGTCAGAGCGGGGGAAATTTTGGAAGCAACAATGCTCCAGGGCAAAGGCCACTTCCAGAGACTTCATGTTCACAAGGAAATAATGCAGAGTATGGACTTGCTGGCCTCAGCCAGATGTATACTAATGCAATTTCTGCTGAAGGACATAATTCAAATAATGGTCAGCATTTAGGCATCTCTTTTTCTGCAAGAGGTAATTCCTTTGGTGGAATGGATGCCCATAATTTGGGCCAATCTGACCAGAAAACGATGGGTCCATCTGCACTGCTGAATCATCTTAGTGCAACATCTGGAATTAGTACTGGACATTTTCCAACGAATTCTTTGTGCAATAATAAGTTATTGTCAGAGTCAATTCAGCCACCAAATAACCAAGAGAACCTGCTGGGTGGGAGCTGCCAACTTGCTGGTCATGTTGGGTCAACAAATGAG AAAATTGCAATGGTAGAGGAACAACTTACTCAACATTCTACTGCCAGCAAATACTCGAATGAACCTCCCTTCAGAGGATATGATGGAACGTTGTTGCAAAACCCAAATAAAATAGTTCAAACAAG TCAACATATGCTTCAACAATTTCTTCAGAAGGTGGACAGCACAAATTCTGTTGTTTCTAGCAATATGCCCATCAGATCTGATATTACTCCTAATCAACTTAACCAGCCCCCTTTACAAGGATTTGGATTAAAATTGGCACCACCAATGCAACAACAACTAACTTCAGGTAATTTATGGACCAGTCACACCTCTGTTGACATCAAGCCAGCTGATAATTCAGTACCAGGGGAAGACCAGCGACAGCTACCTTCCACTCCTGGTTCGACGACTTCATCTGGCTACCCGAGTCGATCCTCACCATTTTACTCATCAGATGCTGATAATACTGGACTGTCAAGTGGGTGCCTCCCCCAAACTAAAAGCTTAGGCCAGCAATACCCAGTTGCAGAGCCAAAGTCTGCTCCTGTAAATTCTCTTCCTCAGCAGTCTCTGCAAGGTACTGCAGCAACAATGCTCAAGAATGTGTGGACAAACATCTCAGCACAGCGCCTGGGGGGTATCCAACATAACAAGATAACTCCAAATATTCTCCAGTCAATGATGTTCCCAAGTACTATTGGTGATTCCACATTACGGGGTTGTCCGAAAGATGATTATCAAAGAATGAGGGTAGCAAATCTATCTGATGATGCCACAACTACTACCAACTCAGGAAGGCAAGAAATAAAGCGAGTTGTGGAAAATGATGGATCTGACATACCAAATATGGATCAAATGGGAGATATTTTATTAGGAAAGAAAAATGCCCTTCAGAGACCCTTGATGCAGCATGGCATCATAAACTCGTCACAAGGGGAAAATATGGCAGCAAACATTCCAAATATGGGTTCTTCCTTTAACAAAGTTTCCACCTATGGTGGCATCAGTCTGCATGGAAGCCTGGCACCATCCAATTCCCAGCAGATAAATTATTCTCTACTGCATCAGATTCAGGCCATTAAGCCTGTTGATTCTGATCCAGAAAATACGTCTGGAAAGAGGCTTAAAACAACTGATATGAGTTGTAATGCTTCACAAGTTGAATGGCCCGGTGCCGAAAGAGCTCCACATGGAGAAAATAATCCATTGAGATTATGTACAGATAAAACTGAGGTCCCAAGAATCTCAAACTTGTTGCCATCAGATCAGATGTTAAGGTTTGCTCCCAGGAACAGTGAAGATGTAACCTCAACCATGCCATCGCAGGTTCAGTTGAGGGAGTTAACCTCCACCTCCAATGATATGGCCACTGCAAGAACTGATCTTCAAAATCAATGCTCATCTCTTGGCACAAGCTCAACAGAAAATTTAATTGAAAGTGGTGACAAATTAATGATCAACCCTCAGATATCACCCTGGTTTCAACATGGTAGCAACAGAAATGGTCATAATCTTGCTATGTACAGTGTCAGGAAAACTGCATCACCATATAATCATCCAAAAGTTCCCTGGAGCATGGACACTAGCAGTGTTTCTGGGCATGGACTTGAATGCTCTACTTCTGTCAGGCCTGAAATGCCTTCTGGTCTAAAGGTATCTTCTGCGGTGCGAAGACCGAAGAAGCGGAAATTTAAAGCTCCTGTGCTTGTTTCTTGGAATCAAATCATTGATGGCCACCAAAAGTTGGCGGACATGAG CACTCTGGGTATGGACTGGCCTGAAGCAACTAATAGATTAATCGAG GTGGAAGATGAAGCTGACATTCAAGAAGATGCTCTCATATTATATTTACCACGTAAAAGGCTAATTATGACCTCTCGGTTGATTCAGCAACTTCTCCCTTCTATACCAGCGGCTATTCTTAGGGCACAAGCTATATCAATGTACCAAAGTGTAACATATACTATTGCTAAGTTGACAGTTGGGGATGCATGCAGCATGCCTTCAAATTCATCTTTGGACACTGGCACTCTCATAAGTAGTGGGGATAA GTCATATGAACAAATTGAGAACGACAAAATGAGAGACAGATTCACAAAGGCCGTTGAATTTTTTATTCCAAGATTTAAAAAGATGGAGAATGATTTTGTGAG